The Lycorma delicatula isolate Av1 chromosome 2, ASM4794821v1, whole genome shotgun sequence DNA window aacccatgccctcagcagtgcagtcgccgttccacCAACAgcttatacaattaataattaccaCAAATCTATCTAACCGTGGCTTGCCACCAAAATAGAATTAGCAGCAGCAGTGTTAAATGATACTCTAACTGTAGTTTGAGGCGACTCAATTCAGTTTTAAGTTACTCACTCAGTACCTTGTTAACCAAGCCTATTAATAATAGGAATATTACAGTACTCctgtaaaataattccttttgagataattcaaaataagttaTTAACTTCTGACCTgataccttaatttttaaaatttttattaaactcataTCACACTCAATAGGCCTAAATTAGGGcaacaattaatattttgtttccatTTAGCTTACTAATTTCTATATAATACAAATGATACAGTTTTACTGCTCTGCACATGCTGTtgcaatgatatatttttaatagtttgaaaTGAAAAAGCATTATTAGAACTGGTTACTCAATTCCAACATAAATTGTTAATCAATTTTACAGCTGTGTGTATAAGTAATTTGTAAATAAGTCGAAGGTCagttaattaatacataatgaaACAAGGAGCATAATGGGTAAATTCtattgtaattatgatttattttgtagaataaaataaaattaatattatcaaatgcATAAACTATATGGTTAATGATCTCACAATATGCTACATCTAACTGGTACATTTTCCCACTATTACAGTAACTGACTTAGCTATTCCATCATGGACAGATTTGTTACCTAACTCCCACTCATTCATGAGTTCATACAATGTACATATATATGCAGAAATAATTTgggcatatttttatattatactacaaACCTTTTATATAACTGAGTTCCAACTcgtgtttttctttcattatctacactataattaccaaatttttttacacatctgGTCATTTCAATGACAGACAATCTCATATTATACTAAATACTTATTTCAAACAATGTCTACATAATTATACTgcacacataaaaaaatgttttgctataCATATGTTTCGGCTGAATTCTGAAAACTAATCTACAAATAAGAGCTTACAGACTGCTTTTACTGCAAGCTCCTTTTACTTAAATACAGTAGAGGAAAATTCTCTTGTACACCAGTCCAAACAATACTAAACGTCACATTAGTACTATGTGTGACACAAATCTCAGTATCAAATCTTAACAATGAACACCAAAATGTATTACTTAcaatcaaatatttatgtattttaaattccaTAAACAAATGTTTGTAGATAACTTAAGACACAGTTACTCCTAAAAGAGACACAGCCATTCTAAAGATTAAAAGGATCACATGTgagatttacaaagaaaaatgagaataaaGTGGTTTCTGATGTCTTTTTTACTGTTGCAAATGTATAATTACTTTTCAGCATGCCAGGACCACTGAACTACAGATAATATTAAGCTTTAAAAGTAGCTCCTCTATTCAGTTCACTGCAAGAATGAACTGTATAATAAACGTCATCTATCAAAAGGAATTTGTGGCTAGTACTTACTTGAATTTCTGATGCTTAACATGCGTTACCATTAAGAAAGACTGGGAGATTGTGTTAATAAACTATTGTACCCTTTTCTACAGTAAATAAAGATTTGTATCAGaactaacattaattaaatttatgactaCCAAgcaaaattcatgattttttttattatcaatactaCATCTACTTTtgcattaatatgtattaatgcattatttaacCCCAAAACAGTATGCAAActtattacatcaatttattttttaaatgtaactgaaGAATTAATCAGAACAAAAACGATTGCAGTGTGTGTAGCTTTTCCAAAACTTAAAGACTATAGAAATCCAAAACTGCATATTTTTGTACAGACCACAAATAAATATCATGAATAAAACCTATATGTTCTTGTGACAAGAGCAtctaacaaacatatttttaataaaatcacacAAAAGGACCACATGCATGTAACATTCACAGTTTTATTctcactaattattaataatctgtgAATGATTATTAATCATTCTATCAGCCTCTCAGCCTATCAATGAGTATTTTCTCACAAGATCTGCCAGCAGCTAGTACAGAAAAATACAAgtcaaataaactatttaaattttacctaagcaaaaggattatttaaaaataaaaatatagattggTAGTAAATAACTATAGCacaaaatgcatttatttatcaAGAGAGGTAACCTCGGTTACAAATCACAATTTAACAAAGGAAAAACAtgaaaacaattaacaattatttaatttcttctaaatcataaaaactattatattctACGTCAATATTACAGATAAATGCACTTCTAGTTTCAAGTTTTTTGTGCTTGCTCATTCTGTACTCTTTTCATAAATTCTTCATCTTGAACGGACATTTGAGTTAATTTCTTTCCCACTCTTTCATGAACATCTAAATATTTAGCAACACACCTATCAATACAAACTGATTCACCTTTACCTAACTCAGCATCTTTATATTTAGgtggtatacattttttatgacaAGCTGCTGTCATTTTATTGTACATATCAGCCATCATTTCAATTTCCAAATCCTGTACTAACTGAAGCCTTGCTGGATCTATATTTTGTATGTTTGCCATTTTATTAGCGGGCTATATcgattataaaatgttacaaaagtcctactcactttatctttaaaaaaatttaatctgcgCGGTATCTCTCGCCAGTACCAGCCAATCGTATACGTTctctaattttcatattttcatagcGCTTTGCATCAATAGatctttttgataaaacaaaagcGTAAATTCCACCAGCAATTGCAGCACTCCTTCAAAAGaagataattacatttattaatactaatcactaaacatcataataaaataattcaactgaAATTGAATCTatcataaagaaaagtaatttactaGTAAAGTCAAATCACTTTGAACTAAAAAGTAATCCACATGTAGTCAATCATGACTTActtttcgattaaaaataatatatactcacacacatcacaatcatttatttattctttccaaGAACATCCAAATACAGCTACCCTTATCTGCAATGGTTtctttttcataagaaataaactTTGTATAATGCCTGACAACTTTCATGCCCAAAAATTTCCATAGAATTTAGaggaaaagtaaacaattaaaatcagCTGATGAGCAGCatctaaaattaatctaattttttccaaaattatgttATGCATCTTTTCCTAAATTTAAATGTGATGTATTTAAAATGTCACATACAGTGAAACTATACATTCAAATTCTATACACTTAAATAAACTACTCTTTAACCAGAAAACGTTATAGAAAATCGTTAATGGTTATTAGTAATGGCAGCAGACAACAAACTACATaactatttatgattttaaaggtttttaaagcagctctacaaaaaaattctgttttttgtagaCAAAATGAAAAAGACCTTAAAACCAGTTACAATATTTTGTCACCTATTATAATTGAAGTGGGCAATTAGATACAgtccttgaaaaataaaatttttttcatgtttttgatTCAAACTCAGAAAATCCACagatttaataagataaataatattaacaattaatgaaatccaccttaccagcacattgatatgaactccagatcttttggcttacttgaaagccatcatcaggagataaatttattgcattaaagttcaaaatttaaaag harbors:
- the LOC142319015 gene encoding mitochondrial import inner membrane translocase subunit Tim10-like isoform X6 produces the protein MANIQNIDPARLQLVQDLEIEMMADMYNKMTAACHKKCIPPKYKDAELGKGESVCIDRCVAKYLDVHERVGKKLTQMSVQDEEFMKRVQNEQAQKT